The nucleotide sequence GCCACGCCTGAttccttttgatttttttttctttttttttttttgttatgtagttttcttcttctgcataataataataataataataattaattattattattattctaacCCAAATATAGATGACATTCTGGGCACGTCAAGTTTGTTGTTAATTAACGCTTGCTCTCCTAGGAATAGACAATGTTGTCTCCATCAACTCACCTTTCCATCATGCAATAGCCATTATCACCATTAGAGAGTGCTCATTCTCAAACAAAGTCCCAAGTGATTGGTACTTTTATTCCCAATTTCACCACTTTTTGGTTGCAATTTAATTTAATCTAATGAGTTTGTGCCTTTGTTTTTAACCTCTCTATCTTGGCTACTAATGTAGCTCTAATTAGAATGGTCTCTCACTCATTCCATTACCCTCTCTCTCAgagctaataataataattgtttgtCTTGCAGCACCACAAATACATCATCATCTTGGTGTGGTTTATGATTATGTTTCTATTTTATTAGAACTATCATTGGAACAGTTACATTGAATGCTGAATTTTGACTCACACAATACAAACAGCTTAATTGACCATGATCTCTATTACATGTCTCTCTTTACTAAGTtttcattttgagttttgtaaaggaattttttatatgattttcAACACAATTATGTCCGACATTTCCCTGCATAAGTTCTAGTCAAAACAAAACAGTCCTTCATCCTTCAAAGCTTGAAATTCTATTTAGTTTCCCCTGCATTAAAATTGTAATGACGAGAAAGAAATTCACCATGCATCTTTCTCCCCCATCCCCCCTTCCCCTCCCTAAAACCAATAAGTAAAGTTAGTTAATAAATAATAAGCTTAGGCTGCTACATCATGGGCAAGTAAGTTAGGGAACTATTTGATGTGTGATGTGATGCTTGACAATCTTTAAATTATTGAAATGAGATAACAAAATCTACTTAGgtagttaaattaaaaatttgacaaCGGGGAATTGATGAACAtggaaataaatttaaaaaacaaaattgaAAGCACTTAAAAAAGTAAATAGTAGAATTGCATATAGGTTCGGTTTGGATAGAATAGAGTGgtagaatgataaaaaaaaaacataccaaaacaaaaatatatacaacaaataatttagataaaatattgtgtaaaaataataataaagagccCATANCGCTCATACTCTATGACGATCCTATTCACTTGATTATGGCAAGAATGATGATTCTTGGTTCAGTCACCCGCATGCTCTTTCTTCTCTTCTAAACAACACACACTTATAAATCCCATTCACCCTCCCATTCTTTTCTTACACACACCTCCACCTCACTCATCCACATCTCTGTTTtcctctgctttcctctgttccaTTCTAAACTCCAATGGCCGTCTCCGGCTTCGAAGGCTTTGAGAAACGCTTGGAGCTTCATTTCTTTGGCGATGATTTCCAACTTGGTCTCCGAAAGATAGACTTCGAATCAATACAATTAGTCCTGGAACAAGTCCAATGCACCGTCGTCTCCGCCGTCGGCAACGCCTACTTCGACGCCTATGTTCTTTCGGAATCAAGCCTCTTCGTATACCCAACAAAGATCATAATCAAAACATGCGGAACAACCCAACTTCTGAAATCAATTCGACCCTTGATCTTCTATTCACGCCTCATAGGCCTCACACTCTGTTCATGCCGTTACACACGTGGAACCTTCATCTTCCCAAAGTCGCAGCCTTTTCCTCACACAAGCTTCAAAGACGAAGTCACTTACTTGGAAGACACAATCCCTTCCAACCTCTGCTTCAGAAAAGCTTCCATCATGCCTTCCATGTCTTCTTCTCATTCATGGCATGTTTTCACTGCCACCATTGACCACCATGACCAAGACAATGAACTCTTCACCATGGAGGTCTGCATGACTGACCTTGACCCCATCCTCGCTAGGAAGTTCTTCCGCCGACCGGACGATGGAAAAACCGGCCACTCTGCCGGAAAAGAGATGACAGAGCTGACAGGGATCAATGACATAAACGCGGACGCACTCGTCTGCGATTTCGCCTTTGATCCCTGCGGTTACTCCATGAATGGCATGGATGGTGATTGGTATTCCACCATCCATGTCACACCTGAGGATGGTTTTAGCTATGCCAGCTTTGAATGCGTTGGTTCCGTTAACGCCAACAACATAGGACATGTTTTGAGGAAGGTGGTTCAGATTTTCCGACCGGGTACGATGTCGGTTTCTACGACGTGCAGCGGTTACAGCAATGAGATGTGGAAGCAGATGGCAACTGCGGTTGAGCCTTTGGGATTCAAATGCCGGAGTTGCGCAATGGACCAGTTCCCTGCAGCAGCTACTGTTGTCTTTCAAACGTTTACGCCTCGCCGGAAAAGTACTTAGAACAAGATCGATATCATGCGGCGAACGGCGATGGTAGGTTAGGAAGTtagagttagttgaaaaaaatttAGAGGAGTTGGGATGGGGTCGTGACGTGGCCAAATCTGATTGGTTTATGACGGTTGATGTTGGATTTTGACTTAATTTGTTggttttaaaaagagaaatattatatGCGCTATTTTTGtgtatatcttttattttttttttatataaaaacaattgataaaatttaaaagaaaaaaaatagaagatatTGTACACAAAAATTAGTATAAactattatttctctttaaaAAATGAATTATATAAAAAGTGGGATAATGTTATGACTTATGAGTGATGTATCAAGTTAAAAAGCTAAGATAGAGGGTGGGTTAGGGAAtttactgaattgaattgaattgttcTAAACGAATAGTATCATGAAGAAATGGGAATGGGAAGGTAGAGAGAGTGGGATGGGGTTGATCATGATAATGCACCCCACTTTGGCTTGTCACGCCTAAAGATTTTTGAGACCATATGTGTAGTGGGTGTAAAAGTGCTCTTGTTTGAGGTTATATtcatcctttcttttctttttatttatcttctttttttctctcCTGCAGTCCTGCTTCTACATCTTGTAGTTTTCATTGACTTTCCTCTCttgttttttatgcttttttttaaagattattaAAGACCAAATTCATACTTTCCAGTACATTCTCTTCTTATAAAATTGTTGTGCATTTATCATTGCTCCATGCTCGGTTACATTACACTCTGCTCGGGAACTCGGCAATTAAAAATTGTTGTGCATGCAAAAGAGTTGCCATGTGTGTATAAATTGAAAAGGGAAGTGCTAGGGGAATACTGTGCTCACGTACACTTACTACTATTATTACCTAAAGTGTGAATCCAGTATAAAGAAGAATCATATGTTATCTAACACAGGTGAATCCGACGAATATCTTATGGGAAAACTTTCAATACCGGTACACTTATATACCGATATACTTCAAAATTTTCCTGTCTTATCGTGAATACCATGCCTTGTATATCACAGCATTTATTTTTGTGGTCAGAATTATAGGATTATGCCCAGGGATGGATCCACTCCGCTGTGGCCGCAAGCGGCCCTTACCATTTGAAATTTTATtaagtagtatataataataatatttatttacttttattaaattattaaatttgatccCATAATCATTTTTATTTAACTTTCGATATTTGATAGTCAATTTAAAAACTTCTATTAGATGTCCAttataatgattaatttttaaatttaaataagattgatgttcttttttaaaaatcgactcgaaaaaatattatttattcatttatattttttcttttaaaattagctCTAGTTTTTTTCATAATAACTACACCAATTAAATgaacttttttaactatgaatatcatcaaaagctaattgtatgaaagttaaattttaaataattgtttaacgatatatacaaaaaaaaagacattttaattatattgtgaaggtttcaaaatatgaaatataaaaaattaaattttaaattatatgttattatttaaattactattttaatattttaatttataattagatattttaaAACCTAATCAgattttacaataacaaaatataattataacaacaatgatgttacgTATACATAAAATAATCACTTGTACAGAATAAatcttaaaattattattatattatatatatttcgctcccactattaaaattttttggatcCGTCACTTTATGGCTAACTAAGTTTAGGTTATCTTGTGACGTTTTATTTTGCATGGCTTTTATCTCGTGGAACATCTAAGTTATAACTTATAACATGTTCCCAAATCGGGTCGGATTTGGATAATCCGTTTAAGAATAAGACTCAATTCACGTAGTGAGGCCTCGCCTAATTGTTGGACCTAAATCAATTTTTTGGACCTTTAACTTATTGGCTTTCTCCTAGTGATTTTTTCATGGGCAGTACAAATATCGGATAAAAGCATTAGAGGACTCTTAAGCGGTTTCTTTAAGTagacaataaaaaatttgaacaatatgaataatgtattaaaaatttagcctaataaaataaaaaaaaaaacacattctATTCAAATTACATATTCAACCAAAAAatctcattcaataatttaaaaattttaactatttattatcttttttattgTCGTTGGTTCGTCAACAAAGACCCTCATCGATGTTGCTCTCCTCTAGACCGGAAACGAACAGTGCTGCCGGGTTCCTCCTTGCCGTCGCTCATCCTTAATGAAAATAATCATCcatttaaggataaaaataatcatctgcatacctagtgaattgaacatctagTATATTTTAATTGTATATAACTAAACCCAGTCCAATCAAATAACTATCcacataagaattaaaataactattcgcatacctactaaaatgaccatcctgAACTAGCCATGATTGAATACCAGAACTTAAACTTAGGAGACGGCGAACGAAGGGACGGAACCCATCGGAACCCCTGGTAGGGAGAGTGGCACCGTCGTAAAATTCCTGAATTTCAGAACTCAACACATACATTAACAATGTTGAGGTTCGTACCATATGTATCATGTGTGGCATATGAAGATGGTGCAAAAGATCTTACTTCCCCATATGAACGTTCCATATCGGCTTCGCAACTATTTTCTTGGCTCAATTAATTCCCTATTCACTAGCCTTCAGCAGCGGCACCCCCCTAACGGATTGCGAACTGCAGCAATTCGAGATTCGTGAACAGCAGTAGTTTGGGGGTTGTGAACAGCAGTGGCGGTGGCACTGTGGTCATGTACAGCAACGGCAGCGGGAGACCGTGGTCGCAAAACAGAAATGGCTGCAGTGGCTCGTGAACAGCAGCGGTGGTGGTACTGTGGTCGTGAACAGGAGCGGCGGCGGGAGAACGTGGTCGCGACCCAGCAGTGGCAGCAGCGATATGAGTATGGTGGTGTGATGAGATGAGATGTTCAATTAAGGGGTGTGAATGAGTTTAGGAGGTGTATTGGAGGTTATGGTGAGATAAAGAATAACCGTACGTAGTGTGAATGCGTTTAAatgctaatcctaattttttaaattttaaaatttgaaattaaataattaattaatgatctaatttttaattttaattttaattttaccttcTTTTTTATATTCATTGTTCACAATTATCATTGTTTTCCTATACTTTCTCAAAAAATTNNNNNNNNNNNNNNNNNNNNNNNNNNNNNNNNNNNNNNNNNNNNNNNNNNNNNNNNNNNNNNNNNNNNNNNNNNNNNNNNNNNNNNNNNNNNNNNNNNNNNNNNNNNNNNNNNNNNNNNNNNNNNNNNNNNNNNNNNNNNNNNNNNNNNNNNNNNNNNNNNNNNNNNNNNNNNNNNNNNNNNNNNNNNNNNNNNNNNNNNNNNNNNNNNNNNNNNNNNNNNNNNNNNNNNNNNNNNNNNNNNNNNNNNTACACCGTAACATTCACCTAAATCTAAACATGTAACACGCCAAATGAAAAGGTAATAAGAAATGGTAATCCGCCTTCTTTTCTTTTGATACAAACtttcatacacacacacacacacatatatatatatatatatactctaatAAACAAATCACAGCAAATCTTTTCCTAATATAGCAGCTTGATTTGTTATCCTAATTTATtcctataaaaaatatatatgacagATTGCTATATACATAAATAACCAAACTTTCTAATTGACATTTTTATATATAACTTATGTTGACCGTTGTTATCCCCACTCAAGTTGGCTCGTGTAAATTTTGAATGCCCAACTTGACTAAGAGCTTCCCAAACTGTTTCGTCGCGAGAGCCTTGGTGAAAATATCAGCTAGTTGGAGATGAGTAGGAACGTAAGAAGGTAATAGTCGATTGTGTATGATTTCATCCCGGACAAAATGACAGTCCACTTCGATGTGTTTGGTACGTTCGTGGAAGACTGGATTTTTAGCAATGTGAAGCGCCGCTTGATTATCGCAGTGCAAGCGAATGGGAGTAGGATGCGATACGTGCAGCGAGGATAGTATATCCTTTATCCATATTAATTCCCTGG is from Arachis ipaensis cultivar K30076 chromosome B01, Araip1.1, whole genome shotgun sequence and encodes:
- the LOC107619953 gene encoding S-adenosylmethionine decarboxylase proenzyme 4-like, with the protein product MAVSGFEGFEKRLELHFFGDDFQLGLRKIDFESIQLVLEQVQCTVVSAVGNAYFDAYVLSESSLFVYPTKIIIKTCGTTQLLKSIRPLIFYSRLIGLTLCSCRYTRGTFIFPKSQPFPHTSFKDEVTYLEDTIPSNLCFRKASIMPSMSSSHSWHVFTATIDHHDQDNELFTMEVCMTDLDPILARKFFRRPDDGKTGHSAGKEMTELTGINDINADALVCDFAFDPCGYSMNGMDGDWYSTIHVTPEDGFSYASFECVGSVNANNIGHVLRKVVQIFRPGTMSVSTTCSGYSNEMWKQMATAVEPLGFKCRSCAMDQFPAAATVVFQTFTPRRKST